A section of the Lutra lutra chromosome 3, mLutLut1.2, whole genome shotgun sequence genome encodes:
- the CCDC115 gene encoding coiled-coil domain-containing protein 115: MAAQGLRAQMDSLLLQLLRDLEELEAKRAALNARVEEGWFSLSKARYAMGAKSVGPLQYASRMEPQVCVYTSEAQDGLQKVWVMRASAQTPEEVGPREAALRRRKGLSRTPEPESSPAPRDPLNWFGILVPHSLRHAQASFREGLQLAADMASLQIRIDWGRSQLRGLQEKLKQLEPEST, from the exons ATGGCTGCGCAGGGCTTACGCGCGCAGATGGACTCGCTCCTTCTGCAACTGCTCCGGGACCTGGAAGAACTGGAGGCGAAGCGGGCAGCACTGAACGCCCGGGTGGAGGAG GGCTGGTTCTCACTCTCCAAAGCTCGCTATGCCATGGGTGCCAAGTCTGTAGGTCCTCTGCAGTATGCCTCCCGCATGGAGCCTCAGGTCTGCGTCTACACCAG CGAGGCCCAGGACGGACTCCAGAAGGTCTGGGTGATGAGAGCCAGCGCCCAGACTCCGGAAGAGGTGGGGCCCCGTGAGGCAG CTTTGCGCAGGCGCAAGGGTCTCTCCAGAACCCCAGAGCCAGagtcctccccagccccccgggACCCTCTGAACTGGTTTGGAATCCTAGTTCCACACAGTCTGCGTCATGCCCAAGCCAGCTTCCGGGAAG GCCTGCAGCTGGCTGCAGACATGGCCAGCCTTCAGATCCGCATTGACTGGGGTCGAAGCCAGCTCCGGGGGCTCCAGGAAAAACTCAAGCAGCTAGAGCCCGAGTCTACCTGA
- the IMP4 gene encoding U3 small nucleolar ribonucleoprotein protein IMP4 isoform X2: MLRREARLRREYLYRKAREESQQAAQDRKEKVRRALEENRLIPTELRREALALQGSLEFDDAGGEGVTNHVDDEYRWAGVEDPKVMITTSRDPSSRLKMFAKELKLVFPGAQRMNRGRHEVGALVRACKANGVTDLLVVHEHRGTPVGLIVSHLPFGPTAYFTLCNVVMRHDIPDLGTVSEAKPHLIMHGFSSRLGKRDDSHRVITFANQDDYISFRHHVYRKTNHRSVELIEVGPRFDLKLYMIRLGTLEQEATADVEWRWHPYTNTARKRVFLSAE; encoded by the exons ATG TTGCGTCGTGAGGCCCGCCTTCGCCGGGAGTACCTGTACCGCAAGGCCCGAGAGGAGTCGCAGCAAGCTGCCCAGGACCGGAAGGAGAAGGTTCGGCGCGCCCTGGAAG AGAACCGCCTGATTCCCACCGAATTACGCAGGGAGGCTCTGGCCTTACAGGGTTCCTTGGAGTTTGATGACGCCGGCGGTGAAG GTGTGACCAACCATGTGGATGATGAATATCGATGGGCAGGGGTTGAAGATCCTAAGGTCATGATCACTACCTCCCGAGACCCCAGTTCCCGCCTCAAGATGTTTGCAAAG GAGCTGAAGTTGGTATTCCCAGGCGCCCAACGCATGAACCGTGGCCGGCATGAGGTAGGGGCACTGGTGCGAGCCTGCAAAGCCAATGGTGTCACTGACCTGCTGGTTGTCCATGAGCATCGAGGCACACCTG TGGGGCTCATTGTCAGCCACCTGCCCTTCGGCCCCACTGCTTACTTCACACTGTGCAATGTGGTCATGCGCCATGACATTCCTGACCTGGGCACCGTGTCCGAGGCCAAGCCTCACCTCATCATGCATGGCTTCTCCTCCCGACTAGGCAAGCGG GATGACAGCCACCGTGTCATCACCTTCGCAAACCAAGATGACTACATCTCCTTCCG GCACCACGTATATAGGAAGACTAACCACCGCAGTGTGGAGCTGATAGAGGTTGGACCTCGCTTTGATCTGAAGT TGTACATGATCCGCCTGGGCACGCTGGAACAGGAGGCCACAGCAGATGTGGAGTGGCGCTGGCACCCATACACCAACACCGCACGCAAGAGGGTCTTTCTGAGTGCTGAGTGA
- the IMP4 gene encoding U3 small nucleolar ribonucleoprotein protein IMP4 isoform X1 gives MLRREARLRREYLYRKAREESQQAAQDRKEKVRRALEENRLIPTELRREALALQGSLEFDDAGGEGVTNHVDDEYRWAGVEDPKVMITTSRDPSSRLKMFAKELKLVFPGAQRMNRGRHEVGALVRACKANGVTDLLVVHEHRGTPVGLIVSHLPFGPTAYFTLCNVVMRHDIPDLGTVSEAKPHLIMHGFSSRLGKRVSDILRYLFPVPKDDSHRVITFANQDDYISFRHHVYRKTNHRSVELIEVGPRFDLKLYMIRLGTLEQEATADVEWRWHPYTNTARKRVFLSAE, from the exons ATG TTGCGTCGTGAGGCCCGCCTTCGCCGGGAGTACCTGTACCGCAAGGCCCGAGAGGAGTCGCAGCAAGCTGCCCAGGACCGGAAGGAGAAGGTTCGGCGCGCCCTGGAAG AGAACCGCCTGATTCCCACCGAATTACGCAGGGAGGCTCTGGCCTTACAGGGTTCCTTGGAGTTTGATGACGCCGGCGGTGAAG GTGTGACCAACCATGTGGATGATGAATATCGATGGGCAGGGGTTGAAGATCCTAAGGTCATGATCACTACCTCCCGAGACCCCAGTTCCCGCCTCAAGATGTTTGCAAAG GAGCTGAAGTTGGTATTCCCAGGCGCCCAACGCATGAACCGTGGCCGGCATGAGGTAGGGGCACTGGTGCGAGCCTGCAAAGCCAATGGTGTCACTGACCTGCTGGTTGTCCATGAGCATCGAGGCACACCTG TGGGGCTCATTGTCAGCCACCTGCCCTTCGGCCCCACTGCTTACTTCACACTGTGCAATGTGGTCATGCGCCATGACATTCCTGACCTGGGCACCGTGTCCGAGGCCAAGCCTCACCTCATCATGCATGGCTTCTCCTCCCGACTAGGCAAGCGG GTCTCTGACATACTCCGTTACCTGTTCCCCGTGCCCAAGGATGACAGCCACCGTGTCATCACCTTCGCAAACCAAGATGACTACATCTCCTTCCG GCACCACGTATATAGGAAGACTAACCACCGCAGTGTGGAGCTGATAGAGGTTGGACCTCGCTTTGATCTGAAGT TGTACATGATCCGCCTGGGCACGCTGGAACAGGAGGCCACAGCAGATGTGGAGTGGCGCTGGCACCCATACACCAACACCGCACGCAAGAGGGTCTTTCTGAGTGCTGAGTGA